One genomic window of Mucilaginibacter sp. SJ includes the following:
- a CDS encoding SusC/RagA family TonB-linked outer membrane protein — protein MFKSLLLKGRFLGLLLCCLVSSLVVTAQTKYKGKVIGSDDKLPVVGASVRVKGTSTGTVTDVNGDFTLTLSPGNTLVVTYIGYQSTEVKVGTDVNLRITLQSGSSTLNEVVVTGYGSQRKKDITGSVAVVNVASLKTVPSGNTTSLLQGQAAGVTVTNSGNPGGGTSVNIRGISSIYSTAPLVIIDGTQGNLDNVNPNDIESIQVLKDAGAASVYGVRGSNGVVVVTTKKGKSGVATITYDGMYGTQRPLADGFKLAGTQTYMQAVYESYKNSSALTTNTQFDPKNTGTWTIPDFIQPAGARVGDLGTTADWYNLNPLNGNPLDPNRLAPNATSATDKLGVNNITRANKVGTDWFHEVFKPAPIQSHNITASGGSEKSTYLFSVGYYNQQGTLIDTYIKRYSSRINTNFNIGKNIRVGENAYIFYKRNPNVSNNQNEGNGISYIYREPPIIPVYDIMGNFAGTRPGSLGNSSNPVAVQERTRNNRNNNWDITGNIFAEVDFLKHFTVRTQFGGTVDNYYYYFFTPTAYENSEGNTTNNSFTEVAGYNSSYTWTNQLSYNQQFGKHSIKAFVATEAITNYGRGIRAGNTTYNLSYDPNYVTVANGTGTPTNGVDQLYNNTLYSQFGQVNYNYDEKYYVSGIVRHDGSSFFAPGHQYGTFTSITGAWRISKENFLKNVSWLNDFKIRGGYGSLGSLSGVNQQQSNAYSLYAQSNGNANYDITGTGNSTVTGLYKSQIGNESTTWETDKVTNVGFDATFINNKFTLSVELYKKDISGLLFPSSLYASQGGAAAPYVNGGNITNKGIDIDFGYHGVAGNGLKYDIGLNFSHYSNKMVSLGGGSKYKDYNSSGSTRLQNFVRLQPGQPVGEFFGYQVSGLFQNQAEVDAAPAQPGKAPGTFRYVDVDHNGTIDDKDRTFIGNPNPKFTGGLTLGASYKGFDFNAFFYGTYGNKVVNYIKYWTYFPQVFNGNVSADILGPNVWREGADNSHATVPQLSRNANLSTSSVFNSFYVENGSYLRLKSLTLGYTIPQSKIKSLGINRIRVYLLANNLFTITKYKGLDPELQNSNLQDNTSFGIDFGNYPANQKIYNVGVNATF, from the coding sequence ATGTTTAAAAGTTTACTCCTAAAAGGAAGATTCCTGGGCTTGCTGCTATGCTGCCTGGTGTCTTCATTGGTAGTTACAGCACAAACAAAGTACAAAGGTAAGGTTATCGGTTCGGACGATAAACTTCCTGTGGTTGGCGCATCCGTACGCGTCAAAGGTACAAGTACTGGTACTGTGACTGACGTTAACGGTGATTTCACCTTAACCCTAAGCCCGGGCAATACCCTGGTAGTTACCTACATCGGTTATCAAAGTACCGAAGTTAAAGTAGGAACTGATGTAAATCTGCGTATCACGTTACAATCTGGCAGCAGCACTCTTAATGAGGTTGTGGTAACAGGTTACGGATCGCAACGTAAAAAGGATATTACCGGTTCGGTGGCGGTGGTTAACGTCGCAAGTTTAAAAACCGTACCTTCTGGTAACACTACTTCTTTACTTCAGGGCCAGGCGGCAGGTGTAACTGTTACCAACTCTGGTAACCCTGGCGGCGGAACATCGGTTAATATCCGTGGTATCAGCTCTATTTATAGTACAGCTCCACTGGTGATTATTGACGGTACCCAGGGTAATCTTGATAACGTTAATCCTAACGACATTGAATCGATCCAGGTGTTGAAGGATGCAGGCGCTGCTTCTGTTTACGGTGTTCGTGGTTCAAACGGTGTGGTTGTGGTAACAACTAAAAAAGGTAAATCGGGTGTTGCTACTATAACTTATGACGGTATGTATGGTACCCAAAGGCCTCTTGCGGATGGTTTTAAGCTTGCTGGTACCCAAACTTATATGCAGGCTGTTTATGAATCATATAAAAATTCAAGTGCACTTACCACAAACACTCAGTTTGATCCTAAAAATACCGGCACCTGGACTATTCCAGATTTTATTCAACCAGCAGGTGCACGCGTTGGTGATTTAGGGACTACAGCTGATTGGTACAACCTTAATCCACTAAATGGGAACCCCTTGGATCCTAATCGTCTTGCGCCTAACGCTACCAGTGCCACTGATAAGCTTGGTGTAAACAATATTACCAGAGCCAATAAAGTAGGTACTGATTGGTTTCACGAAGTGTTTAAACCAGCTCCTATTCAAAGCCACAACATTACAGCAAGTGGCGGTAGCGAAAAATCAACTTATTTATTTTCGGTTGGCTACTATAACCAACAAGGTACCCTTATTGATACCTACATCAAACGTTATTCATCAAGGATAAACACCAACTTCAATATTGGGAAAAATATACGTGTTGGTGAAAACGCTTATATCTTTTATAAAAGGAACCCTAATGTGAGCAATAACCAAAACGAGGGTAATGGTATTTCATACATCTATCGTGAACCACCAATAATTCCGGTTTACGATATTATGGGTAACTTCGCAGGTACACGTCCTGGTTCGTTAGGTAACTCAAGTAACCCGGTTGCCGTTCAGGAGCGTACGAGAAACAACAGAAATAATAACTGGGATATTACCGGTAATATTTTTGCTGAAGTTGATTTCCTGAAGCATTTTACCGTCCGTACGCAATTTGGTGGCACGGTAGATAACTATTATTATTATTTCTTCACCCCAACTGCTTACGAGAATTCGGAAGGTAACACTACCAACAACTCTTTTACAGAGGTTGCAGGTTATAACAGCTCATATACATGGACAAACCAGTTAAGCTACAACCAGCAATTTGGCAAGCACAGTATTAAAGCATTCGTTGCAACTGAGGCTATTACAAACTATGGCCGTGGTATAAGAGCAGGTAACACTACTTACAACTTAAGCTATGATCCTAACTACGTCACTGTTGCAAACGGTACGGGTACCCCAACCAATGGTGTTGATCAACTTTACAACAATACATTGTATTCACAATTTGGGCAAGTCAACTATAACTATGACGAAAAATACTATGTAAGCGGTATAGTTCGTCATGACGGTTCATCTTTCTTTGCACCGGGCCACCAATATGGTACATTTACATCAATTACCGGTGCTTGGCGTATCTCAAAAGAAAATTTCCTGAAAAATGTAAGCTGGTTAAACGATTTTAAAATTCGGGGAGGTTACGGTTCATTAGGATCATTGTCAGGTGTTAACCAGCAACAAAGTAACGCTTATTCGTTATATGCACAATCGAATGGTAATGCAAACTATGATATTACTGGTACAGGTAATTCAACTGTAACAGGCTTGTATAAATCACAGATAGGAAATGAGTCAACAACTTGGGAAACTGATAAAGTAACTAACGTTGGTTTTGACGCTACTTTCATTAACAATAAGTTTACATTGTCTGTAGAGTTGTATAAAAAGGATATATCAGGCTTATTATTTCCTTCCTCTTTATATGCTTCGCAAGGCGGTGCAGCTGCTCCATATGTTAACGGTGGTAACATCACAAACAAAGGTATTGATATCGATTTTGGTTACCATGGGGTAGCAGGTAATGGGTTAAAATATGACATCGGTTTAAATTTTAGCCATTATAGCAATAAGATGGTTTCTTTAGGTGGCGGTTCGAAATACAAAGATTACAATAGTAGCGGCTCAACCCGTTTGCAAAATTTCGTTAGGTTACAGCCAGGTCAACCTGTAGGTGAGTTTTTTGGTTATCAGGTATCTGGTTTATTCCAAAACCAGGCCGAAGTTGATGCTGCGCCAGCTCAGCCTGGGAAAGCACCTGGTACATTCAGATATGTGGATGTAGACCATAACGGCACCATTGATGATAAGGACAGGACGTTTATAGGCAATCCTAATCCTAAATTTACGGGTGGTTTAACCTTAGGAGCAAGCTACAAAGGTTTCGACTTTAACGCGTTCTTCTACGGTACTTACGGTAATAAAGTAGTTAATTATATTAAATACTGGACTTATTTCCCTCAGGTGTTTAACGGCAACGTAAGTGCCGACATTTTAGGTCCCAATGTTTGGCGCGAAGGTGCTGATAACAGCCATGCAACTGTACCTCAATTAAGTAGAAATGCAAACTTAAGTACTTCGAGCGTATTCAACTCATTTTATGTTGAAAATGGATCTTACTTAAGACTTAAATCATTGACATTAGGCTATACTATCCCTCAGTCAAAAATTAAAAGTTTAGGTATCAATAGAATAAGGGTATATTTATTAGCCAATAACTTATTTACCATAACAAAATACAAAGGTTTAGACCCCGAACTTCAAAATTCAAATTTACAGGATAACACCAGCTTTGGAATTGATTTCGGTAACTACCCTGCAAATCAGAAAATTTATAACGTTGGTGTAAACGCAACATTCTAA
- a CDS encoding VCBS repeat-containing protein produces the protein MKYALPLICLVAVLFSACKKATLFEQIPSSHSGITFNNKIVENDTINPLTKLNLYNGGGVGIGDFNNDGLQDIYFVANTTSNKLYLNKGDMKFEDATSAAGVGGSGGWGRGVAVVDINNDGLMDIYVCYTLLDDSVKRTNLLYVNQGIGKGGVPRFKEMAKEYGLNVKLHSTMASFFDYDNDGDLDMYLTVNEAVAGDNQSTFRPIITNGSHRSTGQLYRCDWDAALKHPVYSNVSKQAGIGTEGYGHAATIVDINRDGWKDIYVTNDFLTDNILYINNGNGTFTDKVKDYFKHTAFSSMGQDIEDVNNDGLADVFEVDMNPEDNYRKKMFMPPNNYQIFQNFDRYQYQYQYTRNTLQLNNGPRIGGNDSIGDPSFSDVAFLSGVGQTDWSWGPMITDFDNDGYRDIVITNGYPRDVTDHDFITFRQMAYSVASTQQVLDQIPIVKIPNYAFRNTNGVQFEDVTQSWGLGAPSFSNGCAYADLDNDGTMDMVINNINDEAFIYKNTSRKSAINSSNYLHIQFHGGPKNLSGLGAFADIYYDHGKHQYYENTPYRGYLSTIQDIAHFGLGNISQLDSVVIRWDNGKKQVLTNVKTNQILQVKIGDAKLDYSNKQPSVDNTALFKDVTQSAGITYKHNDQDYIDFNVQKLLPHKLSEYAPAIAVGDVDGNGFDDMVVGGTTKYPAQLLLQQASGKFIQRDLVPQPKTITQVGNPNDMAHMVSPVRVKDEGMLLFDADGDGDLDLYIASGGYESESGSSNYQDRLYVNDGKGNFKLQPEALPKNLTSKLCVKAADINRDGKMDLFISGRVNPWNYPKPVSSFILRNDSKNGVIKFTDVSASVAKELNKIGLVCDAAFTDFNNDGWPDLILTGEWMPITFLKNDHGMYKNVTQSTGVENKLGWWNTIASGDFDHDGDTDYIVGNTGLNTFYKATDQYPIYITAKDFDNNGSYDAFPSVFLKDQDGKLQEFPAFGRDDIVKQMISMRIRFQNYRSFATATMDSVITPKMREGALRLKVNYLQSVYLRNDGGGKFTVVPLPVEAQMSELCGITVDDFDGDGNLDVALNGNDYGTEVATGRYDAFNGLLLKGDGKGGFKPLSIMQSGIYIPGDGKALVKLKGARGNYLLAATQNRDRMKLFELKRPVKTYGLQPLDAFATIKYKNGKIAKQEFYNGNSFLSQSGRFINIDDNMASITVTDSFGHQRNVPIN, from the coding sequence ATGAAGTACGCCCTTCCCCTTATATGCCTGGTTGCCGTTTTATTTAGTGCCTGTAAAAAAGCTACACTTTTTGAACAGATTCCTTCTTCGCACTCCGGTATTACCTTTAATAATAAAATTGTTGAAAATGATACCATAAATCCGCTTACCAAACTTAACCTGTATAATGGCGGCGGTGTGGGCATAGGCGATTTTAATAATGATGGCCTGCAGGATATCTACTTTGTTGCTAATACTACCTCAAACAAGCTATACCTTAACAAAGGCGATATGAAGTTTGAGGATGCTACATCAGCAGCAGGTGTTGGCGGCAGTGGCGGCTGGGGCAGGGGAGTGGCTGTTGTTGATATTAACAACGACGGCCTTATGGATATATATGTGTGCTATACTTTGCTTGATGATTCGGTTAAGCGCACTAACCTGCTTTATGTAAACCAGGGGATAGGAAAGGGCGGCGTACCCCGCTTTAAAGAAATGGCTAAGGAATATGGCCTTAATGTGAAGCTCCACTCAACCATGGCCTCGTTTTTTGATTATGATAACGATGGCGACCTGGATATGTACCTAACCGTTAATGAAGCTGTAGCGGGAGACAACCAGAGTACTTTCAGACCAATAATTACTAATGGAAGTCACCGAAGCACCGGACAGCTTTACCGCTGCGACTGGGATGCTGCACTAAAACACCCGGTTTACAGCAATGTATCAAAACAGGCAGGCATTGGTACCGAAGGCTATGGTCACGCAGCTACCATAGTGGATATTAACCGCGACGGATGGAAAGACATTTATGTAACCAACGACTTTTTGACCGATAATATTTTATATATTAATAATGGCAACGGTACTTTTACTGATAAAGTGAAGGATTATTTTAAGCACACCGCCTTCAGCTCTATGGGGCAGGATATTGAGGATGTGAACAACGATGGCCTTGCCGATGTTTTTGAGGTTGACATGAATCCCGAGGATAACTACCGTAAAAAGATGTTCATGCCGCCCAACAATTACCAGATATTTCAAAATTTCGACAGGTATCAATATCAATACCAGTACACCCGCAATACTTTACAATTAAACAACGGCCCGCGAATTGGCGGTAATGATTCTATTGGCGACCCCTCATTCAGCGATGTGGCTTTTTTAAGTGGTGTTGGACAAACAGACTGGAGCTGGGGACCTATGATAACCGATTTTGATAATGACGGGTATCGCGATATTGTAATAACTAACGGTTATCCGCGCGATGTAACCGATCATGATTTTATAACGTTCAGGCAAATGGCCTATTCGGTCGCGTCAACCCAACAGGTGCTTGACCAGATTCCGATAGTAAAAATACCTAATTATGCTTTCCGTAATACCAATGGTGTGCAGTTTGAAGATGTAACCCAAAGCTGGGGACTTGGTGCTCCCTCGTTTTCAAACGGATGTGCCTATGCCGATCTGGATAACGACGGCACCATGGATATGGTTATTAACAATATCAATGACGAAGCATTCATCTATAAAAACACCTCCCGTAAAAGTGCAATTAACAGTAGTAACTACTTACATATACAATTTCATGGCGGCCCCAAAAACCTGAGCGGCCTTGGTGCTTTTGCAGATATTTATTACGATCATGGCAAACATCAATATTATGAAAATACACCTTACCGTGGTTATTTATCAACCATACAGGATATCGCCCACTTTGGCCTGGGTAACATATCTCAACTCGATTCGGTGGTGATACGCTGGGATAACGGTAAAAAACAGGTGCTAACCAATGTTAAAACCAATCAAATTCTCCAGGTTAAAATTGGCGATGCTAAGCTTGATTATAGCAATAAACAGCCTTCGGTAGATAACACTGCCCTGTTTAAAGATGTCACTCAATCGGCAGGCATAACCTATAAGCATAATGATCAGGATTATATCGACTTTAATGTTCAGAAACTGCTTCCGCATAAACTGTCGGAATATGCGCCGGCGATAGCAGTAGGCGATGTAGACGGGAATGGTTTTGATGATATGGTGGTAGGCGGTACTACCAAATATCCAGCTCAATTATTACTGCAGCAAGCCAGCGGCAAATTTATTCAGCGCGACCTGGTACCTCAGCCCAAAACTATTACCCAGGTTGGTAATCCTAATGATATGGCGCATATGGTATCGCCTGTGAGGGTCAAGGATGAAGGTATGCTGCTTTTTGATGCAGATGGCGATGGTGACCTTGATCTTTATATAGCCAGTGGCGGGTATGAAAGTGAGTCCGGTTCGTCAAACTACCAGGACAGGCTTTATGTTAACGATGGTAAGGGGAACTTTAAACTGCAACCTGAAGCCCTGCCTAAAAACCTCACCAGTAAACTGTGTGTAAAAGCAGCTGATATAAACCGCGACGGCAAAATGGATTTGTTTATATCTGGTCGTGTAAATCCCTGGAACTACCCTAAGCCGGTTTCAAGTTTTATTTTGCGTAACGATAGCAAGAATGGTGTTATAAAATTTACCGATGTATCTGCATCAGTAGCCAAAGAATTGAATAAAATAGGCCTGGTTTGTGATGCCGCCTTTACCGATTTTAATAACGATGGCTGGCCCGACCTCATCCTTACAGGCGAATGGATGCCGATCACCTTCCTTAAAAACGATCATGGCATGTACAAAAATGTAACGCAAAGCACCGGCGTCGAAAATAAGCTTGGCTGGTGGAATACCATTGCCTCCGGAGATTTTGACCACGACGGCGATACGGATTACATTGTGGGCAATACGGGTTTGAATACTTTTTATAAAGCAACCGATCAATACCCGATTTATATTACCGCTAAAGATTTTGACAACAATGGCAGCTATGACGCCTTCCCTTCTGTTTTTCTGAAAGATCAGGATGGTAAGCTACAGGAGTTCCCGGCTTTTGGCCGCGATGATATTGTGAAGCAAATGATCAGTATGCGTATCAGGTTCCAGAATTACCGGTCGTTTGCAACCGCAACAATGGATTCGGTGATAACCCCAAAAATGCGTGAGGGGGCATTACGCTTAAAAGTGAACTACCTGCAATCGGTTTATTTACGTAACGACGGCGGTGGTAAATTTACTGTCGTTCCATTGCCGGTTGAAGCACAAATGTCTGAACTATGCGGCATTACTGTTGATGATTTTGATGGGGATGGCAACCTGGATGTTGCGCTGAATGGCAATGATTACGGCACCGAGGTTGCAACGGGTCGTTACGATGCTTTTAACGGTTTATTATTAAAAGGTGATGGCAAGGGCGGCTTTAAACCACTCAGTATTATGCAAAGCGGTATTTATATTCCCGGAGATGGCAAAGCTTTGGTGAAACTTAAAGGGGCCAGGGGTAATTACCTTTTGGCGGCTACTCAAAATCGTGACAGGATGAAATTATTTGAGCTGAAAAGGCCGGTTAAAACGTATGGCCTGCAGCCACTCGATGCATTTGCAACCATAAAATACAAGAATGGCAAAATTGCCAAACAGGAGTTTTACAATGGTAATTCTTTCTTGTCTCAATCGGGCAGATTCATTAATATTGATGATAACATGGCATCGATAACTGTAACCGACAGTTTTGGCCATCAACGTAATGTACCAATTAATTAA
- a CDS encoding RagB/SusD family nutrient uptake outer membrane protein — MKKINIKVIVPLTVLLVCMVYACQKDILNRPIQRSLSPSIVANKTGVESLLIGTYSLLDGVGGRGGGINAAGSNWLFGSVAAGDAYKGSEPSDGGNDALPVGNFTLANSNPYITSKYTLCFDGVARANDVLRTLALAKDIGADDVKRITGEAKFLRAYYYMELKKMYNMIPYVDENVTNYNLPNDKDIWPNIEADLQAGIDNIPVTQAQKGRANKWVAVAYLAKAKMFQHKFAEARTLFTDLITNGVKGDGNKFALNVNFQRNFSPQAAQKNSPESVFAAQASVNDNSGGNNGNTGDELNFPYTGGPGACCGWFNPSQSLANSFKTDANGLPLFTTFNNGQLVSGKTNPYTGTVDPRIDITMGRPNVPYLDWGNPPAAWIRDPTDGVFNPRKNVYSSAEKGTNSSTENYWAANEVTSNNVNLMRWSDVLLMAAEAEVEAGTTDKALEYVNLVRTRAAGTTWWVYKNSAYDPSKSEYTVKTTPADNYLIKTYPAGAFADKNYARTAIHFERKLELAMEGQRFFDLQRWDQGTGSMADEINAFFAYDININLQLKGAHFTKGRNEYYPIPQSEIDLSASTGQGVLKQNPGY, encoded by the coding sequence ATGAAAAAAATAAACATTAAAGTAATTGTACCATTAACAGTATTGTTAGTGTGTATGGTTTACGCCTGTCAAAAGGATATTTTGAACAGGCCTATACAACGCTCATTAAGCCCGAGCATCGTGGCAAATAAAACTGGTGTTGAGAGTTTGCTGATAGGCACTTATTCATTACTTGACGGTGTAGGCGGTCGTGGCGGTGGTATTAACGCAGCGGGGTCTAACTGGTTATTTGGTAGTGTGGCAGCGGGTGATGCTTACAAAGGTTCTGAGCCATCTGATGGTGGTAATGATGCTTTACCTGTAGGTAACTTTACTTTGGCAAACTCAAATCCTTATATCACTTCAAAATATACCTTGTGCTTTGATGGTGTTGCTCGTGCAAATGACGTTTTGCGTACGTTGGCCCTTGCAAAGGATATTGGCGCTGATGATGTTAAAAGGATAACTGGTGAAGCTAAATTTTTAAGAGCGTATTATTATATGGAGCTCAAAAAAATGTACAACATGATCCCTTATGTTGATGAAAACGTCACCAATTACAACTTGCCTAATGATAAAGATATATGGCCAAATATAGAAGCTGATTTGCAGGCCGGTATTGATAATATTCCTGTTACACAGGCTCAGAAAGGGCGCGCTAACAAATGGGTAGCAGTTGCATACTTGGCTAAAGCCAAAATGTTTCAGCACAAATTTGCTGAAGCAAGGACCCTGTTTACAGACCTGATTACTAACGGCGTAAAGGGGGATGGAAATAAGTTTGCTTTGAATGTTAACTTTCAAAGAAACTTTAGCCCTCAGGCTGCTCAAAAAAACAGCCCTGAATCAGTTTTCGCTGCACAGGCCTCGGTTAACGATAACTCTGGCGGTAACAACGGTAATACAGGTGATGAGCTTAACTTTCCATATACCGGCGGCCCCGGCGCTTGCTGCGGTTGGTTTAACCCATCTCAGTCGTTAGCAAACTCATTTAAAACCGATGCTAACGGTTTGCCGCTATTTACTACTTTCAATAATGGTCAATTAGTTAGCGGGAAAACTAATCCATATACCGGTACAGTCGACCCCCGTATTGATATTACAATGGGGCGTCCCAATGTTCCGTATCTTGACTGGGGTAATCCTCCGGCTGCCTGGATCCGTGACCCTACAGATGGTGTATTTAACCCACGTAAAAATGTTTATTCATCTGCGGAAAAAGGAACTAATTCAAGTACTGAAAACTATTGGGCTGCTAACGAGGTTACCTCAAATAATGTGAACTTAATGCGTTGGAGCGATGTTCTTTTAATGGCTGCTGAAGCCGAAGTAGAAGCTGGCACCACAGATAAAGCGCTTGAATATGTTAACCTCGTGCGTACCCGCGCAGCCGGCACTACCTGGTGGGTTTACAAAAATTCAGCTTATGATCCATCAAAATCTGAGTATACTGTTAAAACTACTCCGGCTGATAATTATCTGATTAAAACTTATCCTGCAGGTGCATTTGCCGATAAAAACTATGCCCGCACAGCTATCCATTTTGAACGTAAATTGGAATTAGCGATGGAAGGGCAGCGGTTCTTCGACTTACAACGCTGGGATCAGGGTACCGGCAGCATGGCTGATGAGATCAATGCTTTCTTTGCATATGATATCAATATCAACTTACAGCTAAAAGGTGCTCATTTCACCAAAGGTAGAAACGAATACTATCCAATTCCGCAAAGTGAGATTGATTTGTCTGCCTCAACCGGACAAGGTGTGTTAAAACAAAATCCTGGTTATTAA
- the bglX gene encoding beta-glucosidase BglX has translation MKKYFSSRLVIVVMPFCVALTPFNKALAQAKTEDAKMHTYVKGLMSKMTLDEKIGQLNLVTIGAATTGSVVNKGVEENIRKGSIGGVFGVWGTKQTRQVQDIAVKNSRLHIPLIFGLDVIHGHRTIFPIPLGMSATWDMGLIKQSAQIAAKEATGEGLNWVFSPMVDIARDPRWGRISEGSGEDPWYGSQVAKAMVQGYQGRSMKDADAVMACVKHFALYGGAEAGREYNTVDMSRIKMYQDYLPPYKAAVDAGAGSFMSSFNTVDGVPATVNQWLLTDLLRKQWGFKGFVVSDYTAVNEVTDHGLGDLQTVSALALKAGLDMDMVGEGFLKTLKNSLAQKKITQQEIDLACRRVLEAKYKLGLFDNPYKSMDAGKEAKEELSTANRAAAREITKHSFVLLKNDNQTLPLKKGGSIALVGPLADNHRDMLGTWVIAGEWQKSVSVMEGIKNVAGNNVTINYAKGANITEDSLFIKRLNFGPGMVSLDAKPADELLKEAVEAAKKSDVIVAVVGESQSMSGESSSRSDIDIPESQKNMLKELSKLGKPMVIVLFNGRPLTLTWEDKHANAILDVWAPGTEAGNAIADVLFGDYNPAGKLTATFPRSVGQIPIYYNHKNTGRPYGGGPSKFRSNYLDISNDPLYPFGYGLSYTTFGYSAVTVSKNKLKGNETLTATVTVTNTGKYAGEEVVQLYISDPVASISRSVKELKGYQKISLQPGGSKQVTFNITPEQLKFYNSQLKYDWEPGEFVVEIGTNSANTHNASVWWAK, from the coding sequence ATGAAAAAGTATTTTTCAAGCCGGCTTGTCATAGTCGTGATGCCATTTTGCGTTGCATTGACGCCCTTTAACAAGGCGCTGGCGCAGGCTAAAACCGAAGATGCGAAAATGCACACCTATGTAAAGGGCCTGATGAGTAAAATGACCCTTGATGAAAAAATAGGGCAGCTTAATCTGGTAACCATCGGGGCGGCAACAACAGGATCGGTAGTAAATAAAGGTGTTGAAGAAAATATTAGAAAAGGATCAATTGGTGGGGTATTTGGTGTATGGGGCACTAAGCAAACCCGCCAGGTCCAGGATATAGCCGTTAAAAACTCAAGGCTGCACATTCCGCTTATATTTGGTTTGGACGTGATCCACGGTCACCGTACTATTTTTCCCATCCCGTTGGGTATGTCAGCTACCTGGGATATGGGCCTGATCAAACAATCGGCACAAATTGCAGCAAAAGAAGCAACCGGCGAAGGTTTGAACTGGGTGTTTTCGCCAATGGTTGACATTGCCCGCGACCCGCGTTGGGGCCGCATTTCTGAAGGCTCGGGAGAGGATCCATGGTATGGTTCGCAAGTAGCAAAGGCTATGGTACAAGGTTACCAGGGCAGGAGCATGAAAGATGCTGATGCTGTGATGGCTTGCGTTAAGCACTTTGCACTTTACGGCGGTGCAGAAGCCGGCCGTGAATATAATACGGTTGATATGAGCCGTATAAAAATGTACCAGGATTACCTGCCGCCGTATAAAGCAGCAGTTGATGCGGGTGCAGGCAGTTTCATGAGTTCGTTCAATACTGTTGATGGTGTACCTGCAACAGTTAATCAATGGTTATTAACTGATTTGTTAAGAAAACAATGGGGCTTTAAAGGTTTCGTGGTATCTGATTATACCGCGGTAAACGAGGTGACAGATCATGGCCTCGGCGACCTGCAAACGGTATCTGCTCTTGCCCTGAAAGCTGGTTTGGATATGGATATGGTAGGAGAGGGTTTCCTGAAAACGTTGAAAAACTCGCTTGCACAAAAGAAAATAACCCAGCAGGAAATTGATTTGGCTTGCCGGCGTGTATTGGAAGCTAAGTATAAATTAGGTTTGTTTGATAATCCTTACAAATCGATGGATGCCGGTAAGGAAGCTAAAGAAGAGTTATCGACTGCGAACCGCGCTGCTGCACGGGAAATCACTAAACACTCTTTTGTATTATTAAAAAACGATAATCAGACACTTCCGCTTAAAAAAGGCGGCAGTATTGCATTGGTAGGCCCGCTGGCCGATAATCACCGGGATATGTTGGGTACTTGGGTTATTGCCGGCGAATGGCAAAAATCGGTAAGCGTAATGGAAGGTATCAAAAATGTAGCGGGTAATAATGTTACCATTAACTACGCTAAAGGTGCTAATATTACAGAGGATAGTCTGTTCATTAAAAGACTGAACTTTGGCCCCGGTATGGTTTCTTTAGATGCAAAACCGGCGGACGAGCTATTAAAAGAAGCGGTTGAGGCTGCCAAAAAATCGGATGTGATTGTGGCTGTGGTTGGCGAATCGCAAAGTATGTCGGGTGAATCGTCAAGCCGTTCGGATATAGATATTCCCGAAAGCCAGAAAAACATGCTGAAGGAACTTTCAAAATTGGGCAAACCAATGGTGATTGTGCTGTTTAACGGTCGTCCGCTTACCTTAACCTGGGAAGATAAGCATGCTAACGCGATACTTGACGTTTGGGCGCCCGGCACCGAAGCCGGTAACGCTATTGCTGACGTACTGTTCGGCGATTATAATCCGGCCGGTAAATTGACTGCTACCTTCCCGCGTAGCGTAGGGCAAATACCTATATATTATAACCACAAAAACACGGGCAGGCCATACGGCGGCGGCCCATCAAAATTCAGGTCAAATTATCTTGATATTTCGAACGATCCTCTTTATCCGTTTGGCTACGGCTTAAGCTATACTACCTTTGGTTACAGCGCAGTTACTGTAAGCAAAAACAAATTAAAAGGTAATGAAACTTTAACAGCTACAGTCACCGTAACAAACACAGGTAAATATGCAGGCGAAGAAGTGGTTCAGTTGTATATAAGTGATCCTGTGGCAAGCATCAGTCGCTCGGTAAAAGAGCTTAAAGGCTATCAAAAAATAAGCCTTCAGCCAGGCGGCTCAAAACAGGTAACTTTTAATATTACTCCCGAACAATTGAAATTTTACAACAGTCAGCTTAAGTATGACTGGGAACCCGGCGAATTTGTGGTTGAAATAGGAACAAATTCGGCCAATACGCACAACGCATCAGTTTGGTGGGCTAAATAA